The Silene latifolia isolate original U9 population chromosome 4, ASM4854445v1, whole genome shotgun sequence region CTCCAACTAAGGTCCTAGGTACTGAGCCTCCATTGCCCTTGATGCATCTAAATGCCAGTGGTGCATAGGCACCTCTACCTACAATTCAATCGAAAGTCATTAACATGCTACTCAGAAACTTCTTAAAGAGGTGGTGTTGAAATCGTTAATGGGACTCACACAATCCTAAACGTGCATCCCAGCTAGCTCTGTAAGTTCCATTTATATGAAGCACCAAACTAACGGTTGCAGACGCCTGTGATTGAAATAAAAGGTTGACAACACTTTGAAAACAAATATTATAAGATGCATGGAAACACATGAAGGAAATTTAAGCCTTCATCAAAACTGGAAGGAAGAACAAACCTCAAGAGGAGAAACAGGTCCTTCCCAGGCATTTAATCCAGCCCCACATATCTACCAAAGTCAGGATTGTGTACAAAATCCTAGTTTAGACACAGTACGCAGCTTGCTATACAAGAAACAAAATGTAAAAAACCAAAACTCCAGCCTACCCGCAGTTTTTGCCCAACAAATAGCTTTCCAACAGCTAGGTGTTTGGACAGCAGTGGATCCAACAGGGCATCTATAGAATACCATCCATCTGTAAGTTCCAATCTTGCCATGCTTGTCTCTCCAGTCAATTTTGTACTTGAAGTTCCCTCACTAGCTGATCGGATAGCTGAAATGCATAACACTAGCATGGAAGAAGGTGACGCATCTCCTTCTAAAATTCTCTTAATTGCAGAACGTTGACCATGATTAACTTCCCGTTCATATCTGCAAATATCATAAAATTGAAAAGGTAAATCACCTAGAAATAACAAACCTAGTTTTTAAAGTTTTATTATAGATAGAATCAGGAGAAAAACATAAATGTTTCATACCTGTACTTTAATTCCTCAAGCACATTAGAACTAGTGAGAAATTTCTTCGCAAACTTAGCTGAATATAATCTTTCATAACATGCTAGTTTCCACACAATCCACTTGTAGTGATTTGCTACCCACCTAACAGGAAAACCCATATAACATTAGCTCTCATGATTAGCCAAGGTGTAACTCAGTCATAGAGTAGCCAAAACTGCATCCTATTAACTATTTAATTTGCATAAACAATTACTTCATATCTATGGTCTAGAAGCATAAGTTCTATAAGTTCACGGGTATGAGTGGCAGAGCGGATCCCCTACCAAAATGTAATGCATTTAAGAATCTTATTGTTTTGAAtacagagaaaaaaaaaaaaaaaaaaaaaaaaaaaaaaaaacagtataaTGCTGCGGTCTGATTCTTATCTATCAACTGGCAAAACAATCATTAGGCAATATAACAACCCTTCTACACAGTACAccagtattttttttttgttcgatGCTATTGCTTTTACATGTTCACGAATTGGAAAAGATCGAGTATCCTGATCTATGTCTCTATCAGTCTATTATCCCAAATGAGATCAATGTTTCAATCTGAGGTATTGGATTAACTCAAACCCTAGCAAATCATGAATTGATTTGCACGTCTTCCGTATACGTATTCACTGTGTTTTGATACTTGGTTAAATCCATGGTATAACGGCATAAGTGTGGATCATGCGTATTGTATATATATTACTTATTCACATCAAGGAGTACCTATGAATTAGGCAACCTTGATTTCAATACAAGCAATATTAGGTTAGTGTTATAAGACTCCTCCCTTTGTCCATTCTCTCAACGTCAATGTTTCTTAGACTGGCAATATTTGTTCTACCATATAGAACCCTTATTAACAAAAACCTATTTCAGTATATATCTTAAGTAAAGTGGTAAAAACTTTAACAGATATAGTTTGCTTTCCTGCAAGTTTCATAAGCTGGTGTAAACAGACAGACGATGATTAGCTTAATTCAAGGGGAAAACATACACCACATCAGTCTCAAAAACAGAGTAGTAAGTACTCCTCGCAGGCTAGTAGTGAACAGCAACAATTCTGCAAATACAAGTTGTCTGAGCAGGGGAAGGAAAGGATACAGGAAAAAGATATGTAATTACTTTTTTGTGATATGTTGAGCTGATGCTCCAGATTGGAGCAGCATATCATAGAAAGTGCCAGCATCAATTGTGTGGGATCCATCCAAAAATGTGTATTCCTCTGAACATTCTGGATTAATCTGTCGTAGCTCCGAAGAAATAATTTCTAGCTAGATTCACGTGAATTTAGTAAATAGAATCAGCATCACTGTATTAAAGTAGTCAAAAGAGTAAAGACCTATCAGGATGCTTGACTTACTTTTTGTGGGTATGCTGGAGGTTCTTTAAAAAACTCGGTGATGTAAGTTCTTGAAGACTGAGGTGGGTAACGCATAGAAACCTTCCTTCGAGGAAATGAAGTTTCAGACATTCTGCTCGAGTACCCTGAATGCATTAAAAGCTTGTCAAGTGGGAATGGATATAATGTTTATGCGAAGCCCAGTTTGGAATTATTTGGTGAGCTTACCATTTGGGATAACGTGGAGGTTATTGTTTAGAGGAGTAACAAACTTTGAGCTTCGTGGCATCTTGAAAGGAGtaagggaagttcttcttccaaGTCTCCTAACCTCAGATGGTGTTCCTTTGACGCTTGTAGAATTAGTGTCAGTGGTGTTTGTGATATCAGCAAGTGGTCTTCCTGATTGCTTTAGAGACCTATGAAGACCGGAGCCCACACCATTTGCCATGGTATGCTGGCTTGTTACTTCACTGCCGAAATGATTTTCCATAAAAGGTTCTTTTGGACATGGTTGTTTACCACTAGAAATGCAGAGGCTTGCCTCAGCATTAAATTTTGATATTAAATTGGTCCCTGAAACCAATGCCTCTGATTTGGCTTTGGTTTGCTTCCTGTCAGAAGACTGTTTCATTGGCGATACAAAGATCTTAGGATTTTGCTCGCTTTTTTCAAGTTGATGAAGAGTTAAATGACCAATATTGTTCTCTTTGTTAAAGAGGCCCCCATCTGAATTACCATTCTTGCAAAATGAAAACATGGAAGCACCTGCATCTTCTTCATCCAATAAACTACCAATCTCTGGATCACCAAGGAGGTTTTTTGCGCGCTGCAATGCATCACCAGACACAGAAATAGACCTACCGCCAGCAGTTTGGAACTTGAATCCAGAAGATTTTACAGAAGGGTTGCACATTCCAGGTTGTATAAGATTACTAATATTCTGATCAACAATCTCATTCTTTGAGTGAAGACGAGCCTTTTTTAATAGTGTACCATTCTCAGTTCCACCGTGATTGATAACCATATGTGCCTTCCCTAAATTCGGTGGCATTTCATATCTCAATCCATCACTACCACGTAGTATCTTTTTTGGAGGTTCATCACCATCATTTTCATTCATACCCAACAACGCCTTGGCTCTAGAAAGCCCCGCAGAAGAAATGTTAACCTTTTTTCCAGAGCCTGTTTGAAACATGGAATTAGGAGATACG contains the following coding sequences:
- the LOC141653481 gene encoding protein BREAST CANCER SUSCEPTIBILITY 2 homolog B-like, whose product is MSTWQLFSDDDNNFRWKISPETTHSSQHFHLPSSPPAPLPSCHDVLLLGCSKIFEDNEESSKSDDNNHFGNADAGGRLPMFSTGLGNSVVLDKASIAKAASILGDDFKDNVNAGHEFTSPNSVFQMGSGKKVGGQGFVSPNSMFQTGSGKKVNISSAGLSRAKALLGMNENDGDEPPKKILRGSDGLRYEMPPNLGKAHMVINHGGTENGTLLKKARLHSKNEIVDQNISNLIQPGMCNPSVKSSGFKFQTAGGRSISVSGDALQRAKNLLGDPEIGSLLDEEDAGASMFSFCKNGNSDGGLFNKENNIGHLTLHQLEKSEQNPKIFVSPMKQSSDRKQTKAKSEALVSGTNLISKFNAEASLCISSGKQPCPKEPFMENHFGSEVTSQHTMANGVGSGLHRSLKQSGRPLADITNTTDTNSTSVKGTPSEVRRLGRRTSLTPFKMPRSSKFVTPLNNNLHVIPNGYSSRMSETSFPRRKVSMRYPPQSSRTYITEFFKEPPAYPQKLEIISSELRQINPECSEEYTFLDGSHTIDAGTFYDMLLQSGASAQHITKKWVANHYKWIVWKLACYERLYSAKFAKKFLTSSNVLEELKYRYEREVNHGQRSAIKRILEGDASPSSMLVLCISAIRSASEGTSSTKLTGETSMARLELTDGWYSIDALLDPLLSKHLAVGKLFVGQKLRICGAGLNAWEGPVSPLEASATVSLVLHINGTYRASWDARLGLCRGAYAPLAFRCIKGNGGSVPRTLVGVTRIYPVLYRERLKNGGYIVRSEKMETAVSQLYSQRRSNIIEGLTLDFQRGSNNSFVADDYDNEEGAKILKMLEHAAEPELMMAEMSSEQLTSFSIYRAKAEENRQCDLQKLIEKAIEDAGLSGREVSPFMRVRVVGLQCKYHAKIKDFREGLITIWNPSERQKLELEEGQTYAISGLLPLHSDSNTLYLQARGSSTKWQPLKTIENKSFMPFFNPRKALSLSRMGEVPLSSEFDTAVFVVHVGLEHVDGPQKKQWVFVTDGSLSELRTDDSTMPLLAISFCSPCTDDDSTSPINYNLVGSIVCFCNLVKRAKDHANHMWVAEATENSTYYLNYEHPSCSHVKDAFGLVKKWEQNSSLTIEKLKKRVLYIIGDNAP